A single Deinococcus aquiradiocola DNA region contains:
- a CDS encoding S8 family serine peptidase — MKLPVPFRAPLPRPRPLLPARTLLLSVPLLLAGCRSGPDAALHDQTLTLGQGASVSAQQSFSGSWSIEGLPAWLSASTARGSGDLKVTFSANRAAGAPTAANTPSLLAAPQVRWTSADGGTTGTATLNVSADLYTLRGTVTDQASTLAAADVDRAPSRPPLTERALPGPRGVIVAYRSQAARVQAMRQEREVRSAVGETLTLRTDDVPGTLARLRADTDVLYAVPDAVLTALDRPEPTPSIPVRTASAQALAAPQQGTDEFAPLQWAYRLLGYPAVWRDMTDHPYPNAVTVAVLDTGVRYDHPDLQGQLYGPGDGALDVLPVTRDPQTGKLTYDNGDGDGPDTDPTDPDTFTYSLSDPAHQFPIPRSDPSHGTHVTGIIAARWGTFAAPCADCSTSGVVGASYRAPVRVLPVRVLDAPDGNGQESDIALALRYAAGDPVTLSDGRTYRTPHPAQVINLSLGGPLRDPDQIQVLCSAVSRATALGALVVAAGGNFGGTAPIYPAACPGAVSVASVSLSDSAVPTHAYYSDQYAQVALSAPGGNPATTFNGGTLNGQPMPDEILSTGWNYASHRPGYYLEAGTSQAAPQVTALAALLLSKGVAATPAAALDRMLATATDLGAAGRDSTYGVGLIQPAAALGALAVSDVLGLSVQDASGRTFTPALDGVGRFTAYLPDGAFRVVAGRDRNGNGLAGETGEPRVEKAVTLGPSLPTFDVGTLTPTP; from the coding sequence ATGAAGCTTCCCGTGCCGTTCCGCGCGCCTCTTCCCCGGCCCCGGCCGCTCCTGCCCGCCCGGACCCTGCTGCTGAGCGTTCCGCTGCTGCTCGCCGGCTGCCGGTCCGGCCCGGACGCGGCCCTGCACGACCAGACCCTCACGCTCGGACAGGGCGCGAGTGTCAGCGCGCAGCAGTCCTTCAGCGGCAGCTGGAGCATCGAGGGGCTGCCCGCGTGGCTGAGCGCGTCCACCGCGCGCGGCTCCGGGGACCTCAAGGTGACGTTCAGCGCGAACCGCGCGGCGGGCGCGCCCACCGCCGCGAACACGCCGTCCCTGCTGGCCGCGCCGCAGGTGCGCTGGACTTCCGCGGACGGCGGTACGACCGGCACCGCCACCCTCAACGTGAGCGCCGACCTGTACACCCTGCGCGGCACCGTCACGGATCAGGCGTCCACCCTGGCGGCCGCCGACGTGGACCGCGCGCCGTCCCGCCCGCCCCTGACAGAGCGGGCGCTGCCCGGGCCGCGCGGCGTGATCGTCGCGTACCGCTCGCAGGCGGCGCGCGTGCAGGCCATGCGGCAGGAGCGGGAGGTGCGCTCGGCGGTGGGGGAGACGCTGACGCTGCGCACGGACGACGTGCCGGGCACGCTGGCGCGCCTGCGCGCCGACACGGACGTGCTGTACGCCGTGCCGGACGCGGTCCTCACGGCGCTCGACCGGCCCGAACCCACGCCGTCCATCCCCGTACGCACCGCGTCCGCACAGGCGCTCGCCGCGCCGCAGCAGGGCACGGACGAGTTCGCGCCGCTGCAGTGGGCGTACCGCCTGCTCGGCTACCCGGCCGTGTGGCGCGACATGACGGACCACCCGTACCCGAACGCCGTCACGGTCGCCGTGCTCGACACCGGCGTCCGCTACGACCACCCGGACCTGCAGGGCCAGCTGTACGGTCCCGGCGACGGCGCACTCGACGTGCTGCCCGTCACGCGCGACCCGCAGACCGGCAAGCTCACGTACGACAACGGCGACGGCGACGGCCCCGACACCGACCCCACCGACCCGGACACCTTCACGTACAGCCTCAGCGACCCCGCGCACCAGTTCCCCATTCCGCGCAGCGACCCCAGCCACGGCACGCACGTGACCGGCATCATCGCCGCCCGCTGGGGCACCTTCGCGGCCCCCTGCGCGGACTGCTCGACCAGCGGCGTGGTCGGCGCGAGCTACCGCGCGCCCGTTCGCGTCCTGCCGGTCCGCGTGCTGGACGCCCCGGACGGCAACGGGCAGGAGTCCGACATCGCCCTCGCGCTGCGCTACGCGGCCGGGGACCCCGTCACCCTCTCGGACGGCCGCACGTACCGCACGCCGCACCCGGCGCAGGTCATCAACCTGTCGCTCGGCGGGCCGCTCAGGGACCCGGACCAGATTCAGGTGCTGTGCAGCGCCGTGTCGCGCGCCACGGCGCTCGGCGCGCTCGTCGTCGCGGCGGGCGGGAACTTCGGCGGGACCGCGCCCATCTACCCGGCCGCGTGTCCGGGCGCGGTGTCGGTCGCGTCCGTGTCGCTGTCGGACAGCGCCGTGCCCACCCACGCGTACTACAGCGATCAGTACGCGCAGGTCGCGCTGAGCGCGCCGGGCGGCAATCCCGCCACGACCTTCAACGGTGGCACCCTGAACGGCCAGCCGATGCCGGACGAGATCCTCTCGACCGGCTGGAACTACGCCAGTCACCGCCCCGGCTACTACCTGGAGGCCGGGACGAGCCAGGCGGCCCCGCAGGTCACGGCGCTCGCCGCGCTGCTGCTCAGCAAGGGCGTGGCCGCCACGCCCGCCGCCGCGCTCGACCGGATGCTCGCGACCGCCACGGATCTCGGCGCGGCGGGCCGCGACAGCACGTACGGCGTGGGCCTCATCCAGCCGGCCGCGGCGCTGGGCGCGCTCGCCGTGTCGGACGTGCTGGGCCTGAGCGTGCAGGACGCCTCGGGCCGCACCTTCACACCCGCGCTGGACGGCGTGGGGCGCTTCACGGCGTACCTGCCGGACGGCGCGTTCCGGGTGGTGGCGGGCCGGGACCGCAACGGGAACGGACTGGCGGGCGAGACGGGCGAGCCGCGCGTGGAGAAGGCCGTCACGCTCGGCCCGTCCCTCCCGACCTTCGATGTGGGCACCCTGACGCCCACCCCCTGA
- a CDS encoding metal-binding protein, which translates to MPSGRVHNLINIGVYAGLAGLALYLHETRAVVVSPAQALTFTAGYAVGTFLLSPDLDLAEGNVDSKRHWGFLGALWVPYGLMFSHRGLSHTWVIGPLTRLLYLSVMVAIVWGALQFLLPHDALLTLRRTLDLRSLGAYVWSTGVAVPLLAGYYLSQWLHLTADGVRPDHGLRHGGRKLRGAARRWR; encoded by the coding sequence GTGCCCAGCGGTCGCGTCCACAACCTCATTAACATCGGCGTGTATGCCGGGCTCGCGGGCCTGGCGCTCTACCTGCACGAGACGCGCGCCGTCGTCGTCAGTCCCGCGCAGGCGCTCACCTTCACGGCCGGGTACGCTGTCGGCACGTTCCTGCTCTCCCCGGACCTCGATCTGGCCGAGGGGAACGTGGATTCCAAGCGGCACTGGGGGTTCCTGGGGGCGCTGTGGGTGCCGTACGGCCTGATGTTCAGCCACCGGGGCCTGAGTCACACGTGGGTGATCGGGCCGCTCACGCGCCTGCTGTACCTGAGCGTCATGGTGGCCATCGTGTGGGGGGCGCTGCAGTTCCTGCTGCCGCACGACGCGCTCCTCACCCTGCGGCGGACGCTGGACCTGCGGTCGCTGGGCGCGTACGTGTGGAGCACCGGGGTGGCCGTGCCGCTCCTCGCCGGGTACTACCTGAGCCAGTGGCTGCACCTCACGGCGGACGGCGTACGGCCCGACCATGGCCTGCGGCACGGCGGGCGGAAACTGCGGGGCGCGGCGCGCCGCTGGCGCTGA
- a CDS encoding S8 family serine peptidase — MLPLLTCSLLAACGGPATPGGDPGAGGTTYTVSGAALLPGAATTAQALQPVTQAAGAGTVDWTLPHVQGEVLVVGAGRLPGTLGTLSVTALGDGSGELRLVRTPAGESDQAFAARLAQELTGGLAAQGSGTQALTVPTVTVQPNYIYSALAVPNDPGYPSASGAGVTVAGAAYDQDYLTRINAEGGWAQIGAAPTGAVTAVLDTGVDRTHPELASRLLPGYDFANNDSDPSEAAGGDVGHGTSSAGLIGAATNNATGIAGLTWTGRTVMPLRVFDDAGGATTANLARAVGYATQNGARVVNMSLGLKGANVDAALAQRLQAASQAGVVLVAAAGNTPSDGLYYPAADPNVIAVGALGKTDALACYSARPKSGDKALDLVAPGGNATLSGTSCVGDPAYGILTLAPTAQTTSPGGPVGGGYALRIGTSEAAPLVSGAASLILGARPDLNAAQVKSALVGSARSVAGGRLLDVGAAVKAALALPQNAGRAYTLAVTGGGTGKTFTGTLANGVVRVPFSLPGVAAGQTTLQATLTVDGRTATGSLPVTVNGDLNGQSIQTR; from the coding sequence ATGCTGCCCCTGCTGACCTGTAGCCTGCTCGCGGCCTGTGGTGGCCCCGCCACGCCCGGAGGAGACCCGGGCGCGGGCGGCACGACGTATACGGTGAGTGGCGCCGCCCTGCTGCCGGGGGCAGCCACGACGGCGCAGGCCCTCCAGCCGGTCACCCAGGCGGCCGGTGCGGGAACGGTGGACTGGACGCTGCCGCACGTGCAGGGAGAGGTCCTCGTGGTGGGCGCGGGTCGCCTGCCCGGCACGCTCGGCACCCTGAGCGTCACCGCGCTCGGGGACGGGTCGGGCGAACTGCGGCTCGTCCGCACGCCCGCCGGGGAGTCCGATCAGGCCTTCGCGGCCCGGCTCGCGCAGGAGCTGACGGGCGGCCTGGCCGCGCAGGGGTCCGGCACGCAGGCCCTGACCGTTCCGACCGTGACCGTACAGCCGAACTACATCTACTCGGCCCTCGCCGTCCCGAACGACCCCGGCTACCCGTCCGCCAGCGGGGCGGGCGTCACGGTCGCCGGGGCCGCCTACGATCAGGACTACCTGACGCGCATCAATGCCGAGGGCGGCTGGGCGCAGATCGGGGCCGCCCCGACGGGCGCTGTCACGGCCGTCCTCGACACCGGTGTGGACCGCACGCACCCCGAACTGGCGTCCCGGCTGCTGCCCGGCTACGATTTCGCGAACAACGACAGCGACCCGTCCGAAGCGGCGGGCGGCGACGTGGGACACGGCACGAGTTCCGCCGGACTGATCGGCGCGGCCACCAACAACGCGACCGGCATCGCGGGCCTCACGTGGACGGGCCGGACCGTGATGCCGCTGCGCGTCTTCGACGACGCGGGAGGCGCCACCACCGCGAACCTCGCGCGGGCCGTCGGGTACGCCACGCAGAACGGAGCGCGCGTCGTCAACATGAGCCTCGGCCTGAAGGGCGCGAACGTGGACGCGGCGCTCGCGCAGCGCCTGCAGGCGGCCAGTCAGGCGGGCGTGGTGCTCGTCGCGGCGGCCGGCAACACCCCGTCCGACGGTCTGTACTACCCGGCCGCCGATCCGAACGTGATCGCGGTCGGCGCGCTCGGCAAGACGGACGCGCTCGCCTGCTACAGCGCCCGCCCGAAGAGCGGCGACAAGGCCCTCGACCTCGTCGCGCCCGGCGGGAACGCCACGCTGTCCGGCACCTCCTGCGTGGGCGACCCCGCCTACGGCATCCTGACGCTCGCGCCCACCGCGCAGACCACCTCGCCGGGCGGCCCAGTCGGCGGCGGGTACGCCCTGCGCATCGGGACGAGCGAGGCGGCTCCCCTCGTGAGCGGCGCGGCCTCCCTGATCCTGGGCGCGCGGCCCGATCTGAATGCCGCGCAGGTGAAGTCCGCCCTGGTCGGCAGTGCCCGCAGCGTCGCGGGCGGCCGACTGCTGGACGTGGGGGCCGCCGTGAAGGCCGCGCTGGCCCTCCCGCAGAACGCGGGCCGGGCGTACACGCTCGCCGTGACGGGCGGCGGCACCGGCAAGACCTTCACCGGCACCCTCGCGAACGGCGTGGTGCGCGTCCCGTTCAGCCTGCCGGGCGTCGCGGCCGGGCAGACGACGCTGCAGGCCACCCTGACCGTCGACGGCCGCACCGCCACCGGTAGCCTCCCCGTGACCGTGAACGGCGACCTGAACGGCCAGAGCATCCAGACGCGCTGA